GGATAGGTATTCAAACAGCGGTACTGTCTCGGTCGCCGCGACATTCAAGAAGTCGTCGACTGAAGCTACGTTTTGCAGGGCGTTGGCTTTGCTGGACACACTTCCAACGCCCTGCAACCCTGCACGTGATGCTTTCTATGACACGCTCTATTGAATATTGGTGGCTATGCTGCTTCAGTACGAAAGCGACTGATTGGAACTTCTGTCACCTCATCGAAGTCGTCATCAGCACCAACAATGAGTGTACCATTCCGTTCATCTGCTGCAGCAACTGCATAGGAGTCTCCCAAGGCGATAGAGTACGTATGCTTAATCATGGCTGCAGTCTCCCAGGTCGGCATGCACTCCACGATCTCTATGCCGAATTCCCTAATCGACTGAACA
The sequence above is a segment of the Halococcus salsus genome. Coding sequences within it:
- a CDS encoding PIN domain-containing protein; this encodes MSRRLGTVVFDTEPMIAYFFNEDGSDEVEKELQSVRDGATGVMSVVNLTEVFYLVANMRSVSKAKKCVQSIREFGIEIVECMPTWETAAMIKHTYSIALGDSYAVAAADERNGTLIVGADDDFDEVTEVPISRFRTEAA